In Shewanella sp. VB17, a single genomic region encodes these proteins:
- the icmH gene encoding type IVB secretion system protein IcmH/DotU codes for MKPQKKPLTEQQLDDVLFDEARNIDADKEYWFQLRGDNINPLIDAAAPLMGMVFRVRKLAELADVDKLYHNSVDDITAIEAELIELGYDRAIILAYRYVLCCFIDEAVMNTPWGSDSMWAEHSLLTRFHNETWGGEKVFSILQRLETEALTYKELLEFIYLCFCLGFEGRYKVMANGKEEFDKIINRLYETLRHLKDEEPELLTSATEHVVNTKFQIGRQMPIWTVFAGFSVALSVIFIFYSVSLANKSAGVLDKLFQILN; via the coding sequence ATGAAACCTCAAAAAAAACCGCTAACAGAGCAACAGTTAGACGATGTCTTGTTTGATGAAGCACGTAATATTGATGCAGATAAAGAATATTGGTTTCAATTACGTGGTGATAACATTAACCCTTTGATTGATGCCGCTGCACCATTGATGGGCATGGTTTTTAGAGTGAGAAAACTGGCCGAATTGGCGGATGTTGACAAGCTTTACCACAACAGTGTCGATGATATTACCGCGATTGAAGCTGAATTGATTGAGCTCGGATATGATCGAGCGATTATTCTGGCTTATCGTTATGTGTTGTGCTGTTTTATTGATGAAGCGGTCATGAATACCCCTTGGGGATCAGACAGTATGTGGGCTGAACATTCTTTGCTTACGCGTTTTCATAATGAAACGTGGGGCGGTGAAAAAGTGTTCAGCATTCTACAACGTTTAGAAACAGAAGCGCTGACGTATAAAGAGCTACTTGAATTTATCTATCTCTGTTTTTGTTTAGGTTTTGAGGGGCGCTATAAAGTGATGGCCAATGGTAAAGAAGAGTTCGATAAGATCATTAATCGTCTTTACGAAACTTTAAGGCACCTAAAGGATGAAGAGCCAGAACTGTTAACCAGTGCGACAGAACATGTGGTGAACACTAAATTTCAAATCGGTAGGCAAATGCCTATTTGGACTGTTTTTGCGGGTTTTTCTGTGGCGTTAAGCGTGATTTTTATTTTTTATTCTGTTTCGTTGGCCAATAAATCAGCGGGTGTGTTAGACAAACTTTTCCAGATCTTAAATTAA
- the tssH gene encoding type VI secretion system ATPase TssH, whose amino-acid sequence MIRIELSTLITKLNPISKLAMEEAASLCIGRRNEEITLSHFLYSLLDNPLSDLRVLLKHSSCDLSEFKSILGNTLPRGESLDTYPSFSPLLVELLQDAWLLSTTELAQTELRSGAVLLAALMHSNRYLPIELVNFFSDINRETWRKNFSILTSTSSESAANSTQGDKASSAPTQASANSALDKFTTNFTQFAQDGELDPVLCRDDEINLMIDILCRRRKNNPIVVGDAGVGKSAVVEGLALRIVAEKVPDSLKGVQLLSLDLGLLQAGASVKGEFEKRLKGVIDEVKSSAIPIILFIDEAHTLIGAGNQEGGGDAANLLKPALARGELRTIGATTWKEYKKYFEKDPALTRRFQLVKLDEPTAEQAVTILRGLHSVYESAHQVLIQDCALKAAAHLSNRYLSGRQLPDKAIDVLDTACARIAINLTSPPRRLSELEGVIHQTEVEMSLLLRQTAIGQTVDTEYLAELEEITSNASQEYQTLESLWQQQQTIVHKIIACRSEILADDDIDRDLEALRHELQSMELSLAEISVDNTLIIPQVDEQQIASVIADWTGVPVEQMNSDELHKITHLPQLLGESLKGQDIAISRLHKNMLTARADLRKAGRPKGAFLLVGPSGVGKTETVIQIAEQLYGGKQFLTTINMSEYQEKHTVSRLIGSPPGYVGYGEGGVLTESIRKMPYSIVLLDEVEKAHPDVLNLFYQAFDKGELADGEGRLIDCQNILFFLTSNLGYQTIVDNAETPELIETQLYPELASFFKPALLARMEVVPYLPLGEAVLRQIIEAKLTALTSRLALRYKADVFCSEALTDEIIRRTTRTENGARMLEAIIDGQMLPPIALALLNKLANKEPVFSIKLGCIDGEFVGEVC is encoded by the coding sequence ATGATCCGTATTGAATTAAGTACGCTTATTACAAAACTAAACCCTATCAGTAAGTTGGCTATGGAAGAAGCTGCTTCCTTGTGTATTGGAAGGCGCAACGAAGAAATTACGCTATCGCACTTCTTGTACAGTTTATTAGATAATCCTCTTAGTGATCTTAGGGTACTGCTGAAGCACTCAAGTTGTGACTTAAGCGAATTCAAATCGATACTTGGCAATACCTTACCCAGAGGAGAAAGCTTGGATACCTATCCGTCTTTTTCACCTTTATTGGTTGAGTTATTGCAAGATGCATGGTTGCTGTCTACCACCGAATTAGCGCAGACTGAGCTGAGAAGTGGTGCGGTTTTACTGGCTGCATTAATGCATTCAAATCGTTATTTACCTATTGAACTGGTCAATTTCTTCAGTGACATTAATCGTGAAACTTGGCGTAAAAATTTCAGCATTTTAACCTCCACATCGTCGGAATCTGCAGCTAATTCGACACAGGGTGACAAGGCATCCAGTGCACCGACTCAAGCATCAGCCAATAGCGCTTTAGACAAGTTTACCACTAACTTTACTCAATTTGCCCAAGACGGTGAATTGGATCCGGTACTGTGTCGTGATGATGAGATCAATCTCATGATCGATATTTTGTGTCGCCGTCGTAAGAATAATCCGATCGTTGTCGGTGACGCTGGTGTCGGTAAAAGTGCTGTCGTTGAGGGACTGGCACTGCGAATTGTTGCTGAAAAAGTGCCTGATTCTTTAAAGGGAGTGCAACTGCTGTCTTTGGATTTGGGACTGCTGCAGGCTGGGGCTTCAGTCAAGGGAGAGTTTGAAAAGCGTCTTAAAGGTGTCATTGATGAAGTGAAAAGCTCGGCGATACCCATTATTTTGTTTATTGATGAAGCGCATACCCTCATCGGTGCTGGTAACCAAGAAGGTGGTGGTGACGCGGCGAATTTACTCAAACCGGCACTGGCTCGAGGTGAATTACGCACCATAGGGGCAACGACTTGGAAAGAATATAAAAAATATTTTGAAAAAGATCCTGCACTTACTCGACGTTTTCAACTCGTCAAGCTTGACGAACCGACAGCAGAACAAGCGGTCACTATCCTGCGTGGATTACACAGTGTGTATGAGTCTGCGCATCAGGTTTTGATCCAAGATTGTGCGTTAAAAGCGGCAGCGCATCTGTCGAATCGTTACTTGTCAGGTCGTCAATTGCCAGACAAAGCCATTGATGTGTTAGATACTGCTTGTGCGCGTATTGCCATTAACCTTACTTCACCGCCAAGAAGGCTATCTGAACTTGAGGGAGTGATCCATCAAACAGAGGTTGAGATGTCCCTATTGCTAAGGCAAACGGCGATAGGTCAAACGGTCGATACTGAGTATTTAGCTGAGCTTGAAGAGATCACAAGCAATGCTTCACAAGAGTATCAAACACTCGAGTCTTTGTGGCAACAGCAACAAACCATTGTTCATAAGATTATCGCCTGTCGTAGCGAGATTTTAGCCGATGATGATATTGACAGAGATCTTGAGGCATTGCGTCATGAATTACAGTCCATGGAGTTATCACTGGCAGAGATAAGTGTGGATAACACGTTAATCATTCCTCAGGTTGATGAACAGCAAATTGCTTCTGTGATAGCTGATTGGACCGGTGTGCCCGTTGAGCAGATGAACAGTGATGAGTTACATAAAATTACCCATTTACCACAATTGTTGGGTGAATCACTTAAAGGTCAAGATATTGCCATTTCACGTCTACATAAGAATATGTTGACTGCACGAGCAGACTTACGTAAAGCAGGGCGCCCTAAAGGAGCATTTTTACTTGTTGGTCCCAGTGGTGTCGGAAAAACTGAGACAGTGATCCAAATTGCGGAGCAACTCTATGGTGGTAAGCAGTTCCTGACGACCATCAATATGTCAGAATACCAAGAGAAACACACAGTATCACGTTTGATTGGCTCGCCTCCAGGTTATGTGGGCTATGGAGAAGGCGGAGTATTAACCGAATCCATTCGTAAAATGCCTTATTCAATTGTGTTACTCGATGAAGTTGAAAAAGCGCATCCAGATGTATTGAATCTGTTTTACCAAGCGTTTGATAAAGGTGAGTTGGCTGATGGAGAAGGCCGTTTAATTGATTGCCAGAATATTTTGTTTTTCTTAACCTCTAATCTTGGCTATCAAACCATCGTCGATAACGCTGAGACGCCAGAGCTTATCGAAACACAATTGTACCCAGAATTGGCCAGTTTCTTTAAACCTGCTCTGTTGGCGCGTATGGAAGTTGTGCCTTATTTGCCGCTTGGAGAAGCCGTATTACGGCAAATTATCGAGGCCAAATTAACGGCGCTAACATCGCGACTTGCATTACGATACAAGGCGGACGTTTTCTGTTCTGAAGCGCTTACTGATGAAATTATCCGACGTACAACACGCACTGAAAATGGGGCTCGTATGTTAGAAGCGATCATTGACGGGCAAATGTTACCTCCTATCGCCTTAGCATTGCTTAATAAATTGGCTAATAAGGAGCCTGTATTCAGTATCAAACTGGGCTGTATTGACGGTGAGTTTGTTGGAGAGGTCTGTTAG